The region GCACCACGCGGCGTCCCGCAGGTCGAAGTGACCTTCGACATAGACGCTAACGGCATCGTCAACGTCTCCGCAAAAGACGTCGGCACAGGCCGTGAGCAGAAGATAACCATCACTTCGTCGTCGGGTCTTTCGAAAGAAGAGATAGACAAAATGATGAAGGACGCCGAATCACACGCCGGCGAAGACGAAAAGCGTAAAGCCGAGATCGAGGCCCGCAACCGTTTGGACGGCCTTGTTTACAGCGTCGAAAAGACTTTCGCTGAGAACAAAGACAAGCTCGACGCGGCAGCCGCCAGTGAACTCGAAGCAGCGATCGCCGATTCCAAGACCGCTCTCGGCGGCCAGGATGTTGACGCGATGAACAACGCTTTCGAACGCTTGCAGACTTCGTCGCACAAGCTGGCCGAGGCCCTTTACAGCCAGACACCTCCACCAGAGGGCGTCGCTGAAGAGCAGGCTTCTTCGGCATCGGCAAGCGGCGATGGCGGTTCGGCTTCGTCATCTGACGACGGCGATGTCATCGACGCTGAATACGTCGATGTTGACGAATCTGACAGCGAAAAGAAGTAAGCTCGATAAAAATGGTGAAAGGCCAGAGACGAGCGGTAGATGAATTTGCCTCTCGTCTCTTGTCACTTTAAACTTGTCTCTGATCGAACATGGCGAAAAAGGATTACTACCAAATACTCGGCGTAAAAAAGGACGCGAAAGCAGACGAGATCAAAAAAGCTCACCGCCGTCTCGCGCGTAAGCATCATCCAGATGTTAATCCGGGCGATAAAGCCTCAGAAGACAAATTCAAGGATGTCCAGGAAGCGTACGATATTCTCTCGGACGAGAAGAAACGCAAAGTTTTTGACCGGTTTGGATATTACGCAGACAACCTTGACGCTGATTCGCCATTTTCGACAGGTGCTGCGAGCGCCAGTCAGGGTGGATTTGATTTTTCAGGGTTTGATTTTTCCGGCACGCCCGGCACCCAAGGTGGTGGATCCAGCTTTCGCGACATTTTCTCCGACCTTTTTAGCGGCAGCAGCAGCGGTGCGAGGGCACAGCCGGAACCGCCGCGACCCATGCCAAGAAAAGGGCGCGATATAGAAATTCCATTGGCCCTGAATTTTGAAGAGGCATTTTCGGGACTGACGACCAACATAACGGTCAATCGTTCCGAGCAATGTTCCCGCTGTCAGGGTGCAGGTGACACCGGCGGGCCGGTTGTTCAATGTCCGACCTGTAAGGGTTCAGGACAGGTGATGCGAACAGGCGGGCGTTTACAGTTTTCGCAGAATTGTTCTGACTGTGAAGGCACGGGACGGCGCCGTCAGCCGTGCTCACTTTGCAACGGTAAGGGGGT is a window of Chloracidobacterium sp. DNA encoding:
- the dnaJ gene encoding molecular chaperone DnaJ, encoding MAKKDYYQILGVKKDAKADEIKKAHRRLARKHHPDVNPGDKASEDKFKDVQEAYDILSDEKKRKVFDRFGYYADNLDADSPFSTGAASASQGGFDFSGFDFSGTPGTQGGGSSFRDIFSDLFSGSSSGARAQPEPPRPMPRKGRDIEIPLALNFEEAFSGLTTNITVNRSEQCSRCQGAGDTGGPVVQCPTCKGSGQVMRTGGRLQFSQNCSDCEGTGRRRQPCSLCNGKGVTPKSEQVKIRIPPGVDTGSRVRIPKKGHGGRLGAEPGDLFILTNVGKHKFLERKGDNIYITVPITVSEAALGTKIEVPTAEGKAQLKIPSGTESGQKFRLRERGFPSLRNPKLRGDQFVEVKITLPRVISEETKDVLRQFEKLNPENPRKLIGLE